In one window of Poriferisphaera corsica DNA:
- a CDS encoding acyl-CoA thioesterase, whose product MAIIHTTQTRVRYGETDQMNTFYNAVALDWFEVGRNEALRSTGRPYTQWETDGIFLPVIEARIFYKGRANYDDLLDITATLTLEGRARLRAAVTITRPDHDGASVAEGYTIHALANPAGRPVRPPQWVTDLFTN is encoded by the coding sequence ATGGCCATCATCCACACCACCCAAACCCGTGTCCGCTACGGCGAAACCGACCAGATGAACACCTTCTACAATGCTGTCGCTCTTGACTGGTTCGAAGTCGGCCGCAACGAAGCCCTCCGATCCACCGGCCGCCCCTACACCCAATGGGAAACCGATGGCATCTTCCTCCCCGTCATCGAAGCACGCATCTTCTATAAAGGCCGCGCCAACTACGACGACCTCCTCGACATTACCGCCACCCTCACTCTCGAAGGTCGCGCCCGTCTCCGCGCCGCCGTCACCATTACACGACCCGACCACGACGGCGCATCCGTCGCCGAAGGCTACACCATTCACGCACTCGCCAACCCCGCCGGCCGCCCCGTCCGACCTCCTCAATGGGTCACCGACCTTTTTACAAATTGA
- a CDS encoding DUF4253 domain-containing protein codes for MQFIQIEGKTSLEKTIQSHQSDTKLFICGLPEEQDNFQDLACINPESPSNILKSADEIDVQEWFASRRRELEDEHGELDFYEGTWPGESENSHGIQLNEFGTIKTDVTCITLPITSIWKVFAHLKYGNWNDCPSPETHCAIWKYWEEKYGAKVVAVSNDIVEAYVTKPPTTQEEAMKLAWEQFIYCQDIVLQGVERVANLASAMKNNQYWYFWWD; via the coding sequence ATGCAATTCATCCAAATCGAAGGCAAAACCTCTCTCGAAAAAACAATTCAATCGCATCAATCCGATACGAAATTATTCATTTGCGGCTTACCTGAGGAACAAGACAATTTCCAAGATCTAGCATGCATAAATCCAGAATCCCCATCCAATATTCTGAAAAGTGCAGATGAAATCGACGTTCAAGAATGGTTCGCTAGTCGTAGACGCGAACTAGAAGACGAGCATGGCGAACTGGATTTTTACGAAGGTACTTGGCCAGGCGAATCTGAAAACTCTCACGGTATCCAGCTCAATGAATTTGGTACCATTAAAACAGACGTAACCTGCATTACATTACCGATTACTTCCATTTGGAAAGTTTTCGCCCATTTGAAATATGGCAACTGGAACGATTGCCCATCACCTGAAACGCACTGTGCCATCTGGAAATACTGGGAAGAAAAATACGGCGCTAAAGTAGTCGCAGTCAGCAATGATATTGTCGAAGCTTATGTCACAAAACCGCCAACAACCCAGGAAGAAGCCATGAAACTTGCGTGGGAGCAGTTCATCTATTGCCAGGATATTGTCTTGCAGGGGGTTGAACGGGTTGCCAATCTCGCTTCGGCAATGAAAAACAATCAGTACTGGTACTTCTGGTGGGATTAA
- a CDS encoding dihydrodipicolinate synthase family protein, with protein MGQHKRRRFSGMIAPVVTPVDEDGGLDVAGLSDVLDYVMEGSGDGGVDGILLMGSTGEGASLSEGMKREVVERGVEVCKGSSNWEGEVLIGVMSCSEVDALKLIEWSGACGADGVLCGGPFYFKVSEGVVAESLVRLVEKGGMPTMVYHFPAVTGHRLSAGLMGELMKHEGVVGMKDSSGDLGYVKEVIGLRDEGEAVVLVGPDVLLKEVMCMGGDGGVCGGANLWPGVYGGYCEAVLRGNDDVAAVLWEKLDGFARDLFLEGGGVNEAVRTVKAGMAELGLCEKWMGAPLGLIGDDGESKRVAQVIQRWGIG; from the coding sequence ATGGGACAGCACAAACGGCGAAGATTTAGTGGCATGATTGCGCCGGTGGTAACACCTGTGGATGAGGACGGGGGGCTGGATGTGGCGGGGTTGAGTGATGTACTGGATTATGTGATGGAGGGGAGTGGTGATGGTGGCGTGGATGGGATCTTATTGATGGGCTCAACGGGCGAGGGGGCATCGTTGAGCGAAGGCATGAAGCGTGAAGTTGTGGAACGGGGCGTTGAGGTGTGCAAAGGGAGCAGCAATTGGGAGGGAGAAGTGTTGATTGGGGTGATGTCGTGTTCGGAAGTGGATGCGCTGAAATTGATTGAGTGGAGTGGTGCGTGTGGCGCGGATGGTGTGCTGTGTGGTGGGCCGTTTTATTTTAAGGTGAGTGAAGGGGTTGTGGCGGAAAGTTTGGTGAGGCTGGTTGAGAAAGGCGGCATGCCAACGATGGTGTATCACTTTCCTGCGGTGACGGGGCATCGCTTGAGTGCGGGTTTGATGGGTGAGCTGATGAAACACGAGGGCGTGGTGGGGATGAAAGATTCGTCGGGGGATCTGGGGTATGTGAAAGAAGTGATTGGATTACGCGATGAGGGAGAGGCAGTGGTATTGGTTGGGCCGGATGTGCTGCTGAAGGAAGTGATGTGTATGGGTGGTGATGGTGGTGTGTGTGGTGGAGCGAATTTGTGGCCGGGGGTTTATGGTGGGTACTGTGAAGCGGTGTTGCGTGGGAATGATGATGTGGCTGCGGTGTTGTGGGAAAAGCTTGATGGTTTTGCACGCGATTTGTTTTTGGAAGGTGGGGGTGTGAACGAAGCAGTGCGTACGGTTAAAGCGGGCATGGCGGAGCTGGGGTTATGTGAAAAGTGGATGGGCGCACCATTAGGATTGATAGGCGATGATGGCGAGAGCAAGCGCGTTGCTCAGGTGATTCAAAGATGGGGGATTGGTTGA
- a CDS encoding cell division protein FtsQ/DivIB, with product MGWFLTRESFNGGKKKKATAKRGAKSASPKWDPAQTVVGVQVCGWIALVVALVVGWRYMEKGVMDYAERNWSHEILAGDVYLAGVPGWMLDERGKPNWVAEEVKELVATAICPEGLPVPGPFDGGRLQEAAGLISDIAWVRDLKQIRRVKGGTIVVEADYREPVALVARADGYQAVDKEGYLLPMIMQSEQVDLYREWLPVISGVSWSNVRAGDRWEDAKVMAGIAVADRLRFEVGVAKQIASVDVSGADMYGRVKVVLETVNGGEVVWGRSPRDDQGIEVASDVKLQRLVELANNVQTGGLIDFDGQYVEITGPRITRGKGLGAPAKGEQQGGFRRVNNTY from the coding sequence ATGGGCTGGTTTTTAACACGTGAGAGTTTTAACGGGGGTAAGAAGAAGAAAGCAACAGCGAAGCGTGGTGCGAAGAGTGCCTCGCCGAAGTGGGATCCTGCGCAGACGGTGGTAGGTGTGCAGGTGTGTGGTTGGATCGCGCTGGTGGTGGCGCTCGTGGTGGGATGGCGGTATATGGAGAAGGGGGTGATGGATTATGCGGAGCGGAATTGGAGTCACGAGATTTTGGCGGGTGATGTTTATCTGGCGGGTGTGCCGGGATGGATGCTGGATGAGCGTGGTAAGCCGAACTGGGTGGCGGAAGAAGTGAAGGAGTTGGTTGCAACGGCGATTTGTCCAGAAGGATTGCCGGTGCCGGGGCCGTTTGATGGGGGTCGATTGCAGGAAGCAGCGGGACTGATCTCGGATATTGCGTGGGTGAGGGATTTGAAACAGATTCGAAGAGTGAAGGGCGGGACGATTGTGGTTGAGGCTGATTACCGTGAGCCGGTGGCGTTGGTCGCGCGGGCGGATGGTTATCAGGCGGTGGACAAAGAAGGTTATTTGCTGCCAATGATCATGCAGTCGGAGCAGGTGGATTTATATCGGGAATGGTTGCCAGTGATTTCAGGTGTGAGTTGGTCGAATGTGAGAGCAGGCGATCGCTGGGAAGATGCGAAGGTGATGGCTGGGATTGCGGTGGCGGATCGTTTACGTTTTGAGGTGGGTGTGGCGAAGCAAATCGCGAGCGTGGATGTGAGTGGTGCGGATATGTATGGGCGGGTAAAGGTTGTGCTGGAGACGGTGAATGGTGGTGAAGTTGTTTGGGGAAGGTCGCCACGGGATGATCAGGGGATTGAGGTGGCGAGTGATGTGAAATTGCAGCGGCTTGTTGAGCTTGCGAATAATGTTCAAACAGGCGGGTTGATTGATTTTGATGGTCAGTATGTTGAGATTACTGGGCCACGGATTACAAGAGGAAAGGGTTTGGGTGCACCGGCCAAGGGGGAGCAACAAGGGGGATTTCGGCGGGTGAATAACACGTATTAG
- a CDS encoding PEP-CTERM sorting domain-containing protein, with protein MSFTKPSVICTILLAIFTIITTTHAAPINFGNDTVNSADTHIFGGDALLGLQINVTHNTVATHIGSIYQGTGNQVQFGIYSDFNNAPDQLIASTNPHNIIYNSHNHIPLISNTPINAGTYWLLSLYDVQATGTMRAESTTNPYILTSFTGSMPPVFPASHLTYVGRSFNYYLITDINAPIPEPASLALLSFTIAPIFLRRKKIGV; from the coding sequence ATGTCATTCACGAAACCATCCGTTATTTGCACGATTCTGCTCGCAATTTTCACCATCATCACAACCACCCACGCCGCACCCATCAACTTCGGCAACGACACCGTTAATTCTGCCGATACCCACATCTTCGGCGGCGATGCACTCCTCGGCCTTCAAATCAACGTAACACACAACACCGTCGCAACACACATCGGTTCAATCTACCAAGGTACCGGCAACCAGGTTCAATTCGGCATCTACTCCGACTTCAACAACGCCCCCGATCAACTTATCGCATCAACTAATCCGCATAACATCATCTACAACTCACACAACCACATCCCACTGATATCCAACACACCCATTAACGCCGGAACCTACTGGCTCCTCTCCCTCTACGACGTGCAAGCCACTGGCACGATGCGCGCTGAATCAACCACGAACCCATACATCCTCACATCCTTCACTGGTTCCATGCCCCCAGTATTCCCCGCAAGCCACCTCACCTATGTCGGCAGATCATTCAATTACTACCTCATTACCGACATCAATGCTCCCATCCCCGAACCCGCATCCCTCGCCCTACTCTCATTCACTATCGCCCCGATTTTTCTTCGCCGCAAAAAAATAGGCGTATAA
- a CDS encoding glycoside hydrolase family 31 protein, with translation MYFNKYPQPENFSFVKPTGLDVENGSMSISERSFKFAFKDCGDDVYQLVVKNKVWPKQYSQAELSEPEGAEKLGRASLSKRKGLQISNEDGETVLGSREGRFFGVSGNAWIMQFDYEKDLRFYGLGEKMFGFEHTGRSTKFWNTDAWADFPFESLAEGRPDPYYVSVPYLIVKNGENYVGILVNNPDAVFMHMNPNVIIANQNDADDILGTRFCIGSADGLPEVYFIQGESLADLTRKLQKLVGTTPLPPVWAFGHQQCRWGYKSYKDLDNLEKKFTQYKIPNDGLWIDIDYMDGFRVFTFDNKLFKNPGKEIGKIQKKGHPVVPIIDPGVKVDENYEVYKDGLKKGVYCKNPEGGDFIGFVWPGATVFPDFSMEKARSWWAAWVSKFVSDTGIIGAWLDMNDPSTGSSECHYMLFNDGKDKHTTYHSQYAMGMQQASRDGFLMANPELRPFLLSRSGFISSSRYAAIWTGDNASNRHYLKCSIPCTLNLSLSGIPFNGPDVPGFGFDSNPELAIDWYKTCFMFPFLRNHSSIGTLDQEPWAFGPKIRKVLKHYIQLRYKMLPYLYNLFMDQEKDGDPILRPLMYHFKHTNRVPLDKIDDQFMIGDSLMQAPCMEEDEAKREVALPKGKWLDVMKRQWVDGGKKVMAKKEDETTPMYIRDGAIVPMQVGERKTHENTLDDIELHIFLSKDNTKAAEYVYRYDDGQTFAYQEGERTRVTLKVRQLRGVVKIDVVDRDLSGGGLKIRPVLHAPGAKSVVFNGVELELKAAEMLFCGSTLKVRKTKAVKA, from the coding sequence ATGTATTTCAATAAGTACCCACAGCCAGAGAATTTTTCGTTTGTGAAGCCGACGGGGCTGGACGTTGAAAATGGCTCGATGTCGATTTCGGAACGTTCATTCAAGTTTGCTTTCAAAGATTGTGGTGATGATGTTTATCAGCTGGTCGTGAAGAATAAGGTGTGGCCGAAGCAGTATTCGCAAGCGGAACTGAGTGAGCCTGAAGGGGCAGAGAAGCTTGGTCGTGCGAGTTTGAGCAAGCGTAAAGGTTTGCAGATCAGTAATGAAGACGGCGAGACGGTGCTTGGCTCACGTGAAGGGCGGTTCTTTGGTGTGTCGGGTAATGCATGGATTATGCAGTTCGACTATGAAAAAGATCTGCGGTTTTATGGGCTGGGTGAAAAGATGTTTGGTTTTGAGCACACGGGGCGCTCAACGAAATTTTGGAATACGGATGCTTGGGCGGACTTCCCGTTTGAATCTTTGGCAGAAGGTCGTCCCGATCCGTATTACGTATCTGTGCCTTACCTGATCGTGAAGAACGGTGAGAATTATGTTGGCATTTTGGTGAACAACCCTGATGCGGTGTTCATGCATATGAACCCGAATGTGATCATTGCAAATCAGAACGATGCGGATGATATTTTGGGTACACGATTCTGCATTGGATCTGCTGATGGGCTACCTGAGGTTTACTTTATTCAGGGCGAAAGCTTAGCGGATCTTACGCGCAAGTTGCAGAAACTCGTAGGCACAACGCCATTGCCACCGGTATGGGCGTTTGGCCATCAGCAATGCCGCTGGGGTTATAAGTCGTATAAGGATTTGGACAACCTCGAAAAGAAATTCACGCAGTATAAGATTCCGAACGATGGTCTTTGGATCGACATTGACTATATGGACGGCTTCCGCGTATTCACGTTCGACAACAAGCTGTTCAAAAATCCGGGCAAAGAGATTGGCAAGATTCAGAAGAAGGGCCATCCAGTCGTGCCGATCATTGATCCGGGTGTGAAGGTGGATGAGAACTACGAAGTTTATAAGGACGGTCTGAAAAAGGGTGTTTATTGTAAGAACCCTGAGGGTGGTGATTTCATTGGATTTGTTTGGCCGGGCGCAACGGTGTTCCCAGACTTTTCGATGGAGAAGGCGCGTTCATGGTGGGCGGCTTGGGTCAGCAAGTTTGTCAGCGATACAGGTATCATCGGCGCATGGTTGGATATGAACGACCCATCAACAGGTTCGTCTGAATGCCATTACATGCTGTTTAATGATGGTAAAGATAAGCACACGACGTATCACTCGCAGTACGCGATGGGTATGCAGCAGGCGTCACGTGACGGGTTCCTGATGGCGAATCCTGAATTGCGTCCGTTCTTGCTGAGTCGTAGTGGGTTTATCTCAAGTTCACGTTATGCTGCGATCTGGACGGGTGACAATGCGTCGAATAGACATTATCTGAAGTGTTCGATTCCATGTACGCTAAACTTGTCATTGTCGGGTATTCCGTTTAACGGGCCGGATGTTCCGGGCTTTGGGTTTGACTCTAACCCTGAGTTAGCGATTGATTGGTATAAGACATGTTTCATGTTCCCATTCCTGCGTAACCACTCATCTATTGGTACATTAGACCAAGAGCCATGGGCGTTTGGGCCGAAGATCCGCAAGGTGCTTAAGCACTATATTCAACTGCGTTATAAGATGCTGCCATATCTTTACAATCTGTTTATGGACCAGGAGAAAGATGGTGATCCGATCTTGCGTCCGCTGATGTATCACTTTAAGCACACGAACCGTGTGCCGCTGGATAAGATTGATGATCAGTTCATGATTGGTGATTCGTTGATGCAGGCTCCGTGCATGGAAGAAGATGAAGCGAAACGAGAAGTTGCGTTGCCTAAGGGCAAGTGGCTTGACGTGATGAAGCGTCAATGGGTTGATGGTGGCAAGAAAGTCATGGCGAAGAAGGAAGATGAAACGACGCCGATGTATATTCGCGACGGAGCGATTGTCCCGATGCAGGTTGGCGAGCGTAAGACCCATGAGAATACGCTTGATGATATCGAGCTGCATATCTTCTTGAGCAAGGACAATACGAAAGCTGCTGAGTACGTGTATCGCTACGATGATGGTCAAACGTTTGCTTATCAGGAAGGCGAGCGTACGCGTGTCACGTTGAAGGTTCGCCAACTTCGTGGTGTCGTGAAGATTGATGTTGTCGACCGTGATCTGTCGGGTGGCGGCTTGAAAATTCGCCCTGTTTTGCATGCACCTGGTGCGAAATCCGTGGTCTTCAACGGTGTGGAGCTTGAGTTGAAAGCTGCAGAGATGTTGTTCTGTGGTTCGACATTGAAGGTTCGCAAGACGAAGGCGGTTAAAGCTTAA
- a CDS encoding D-alanine--D-alanine ligase family protein, protein MTTPAPNQNSLKIIVLAGGPDAEREVSLQSGSQVAAALQTAGHHVTTLDISPDNLTAIDIFHQQQADLIFPVLHGKFGEGGQLQQILESHNLPFVGSHSLASRICIDKQQTKLILQQHNLPTPAFEVLTPDQSPTIPAPVVVKPVDEGSSIDLLICKTQTQLTDALAQLHTKHHRLMVEQFIPGRELTVGIIPSPPCSSDVYCNSALESARKNNTKEQGGYLPLPILEIIPATDFYDYQAKYIRDDTTYTFDVGLTPEQTTHIQSLALRAHHELGARHLSRVDFILADDGTPHILEINTMPGFTSHSLLPMAANHIGLSLPHLTSLIAHTTLQTHHTIDTSSEYVDKN, encoded by the coding sequence GTGACAACCCCTGCTCCCAATCAAAATAGTCTCAAAATCATCGTCCTCGCAGGCGGCCCCGACGCCGAACGCGAAGTCTCTCTCCAATCCGGCTCTCAGGTCGCTGCCGCCCTCCAAACCGCCGGCCACCACGTCACTACCCTCGACATCTCACCCGACAACCTCACCGCCATCGACATCTTCCATCAACAGCAAGCCGACCTCATCTTCCCCGTCCTCCACGGCAAGTTCGGCGAAGGCGGACAGCTCCAGCAAATCCTCGAATCACACAACCTCCCCTTCGTCGGCTCGCACTCCCTCGCATCACGCATCTGCATCGACAAGCAGCAAACCAAACTCATCCTCCAGCAGCACAACCTCCCCACCCCCGCATTCGAAGTCCTCACCCCAGACCAATCCCCCACCATCCCCGCACCCGTTGTCGTCAAACCCGTCGACGAAGGCTCCTCCATCGACCTGCTCATCTGCAAAACCCAAACCCAACTCACCGACGCACTCGCCCAGCTCCACACCAAGCACCACCGCCTCATGGTCGAGCAATTCATCCCCGGCCGCGAACTCACCGTCGGCATCATCCCATCCCCCCCCTGTTCGTCGGATGTATATTGCAATTCCGCCCTTGAATCGGCGCGTAAAAACAACACAAAAGAGCAGGGTGGTTACCTTCCTCTGCCCATCCTCGAAATCATCCCCGCCACCGACTTCTACGATTACCAAGCTAAGTACATCCGCGACGACACCACATACACCTTCGACGTTGGCCTCACACCCGAGCAAACAACCCATATCCAATCACTCGCCCTCCGTGCGCATCACGAACTCGGCGCTCGCCATCTTTCGCGCGTCGACTTCATCCTCGCTGATGACGGCACCCCCCATATCCTCGAAATCAACACCATGCCCGGCTTCACCTCTCACTCACTCCTACCCATGGCCGCCAACCATATCGGCCTCTCGCTCCCACATCTCACCTCCCTCATCGCTCACACCACACTTCAAACCCATCACACCATCGACACGTCTTCAGAATACGTCGATAAAAACTAA
- a CDS encoding sodium:solute symporter family protein, whose protein sequence is MKKTRSVDDYVLGGRGIGPWMSALSFGTAYFSAVLFIGFAGKIGWGFGLSGLWIAVGNAVIGSLGAWLVLGARARRMSHNLGVVTVPGFLAERFGSQGLRILAAIVVFIFLIPYSASVYKGLGEMFRLVFGLEYEYAVIGMAVVTAFYLVLGGYFAVSLIDFILGMVMLVGSTLMIGVLVMKVAGMPAGQMYMIGGENVSMKVGLGGVFDAIQNAYEAHMPVGRRPGWLLLGGLVFMTSFGTWGLPQMSQKFFAVKDEGMFVKGGIATCLFAGVIGGVAYFMGSMLHMFFEKPLAVTKVVDGVEKTIPKWDAMVPQLLQNELPEWLLAVILLLMFSASMSTLAALVMTSASAVSVDIVGAMKKCEKKGGLGLMRVMSAVFVAISCVIALNDFTYIVQLISYSWGTTAGAFMGVMLYAFFWKGTTKWGAYAGMVSGLLCAGVVFNLPMICGWFGYEYGGLGLPVGASVAMIVPLFVVPVVSWVTPGVEEARIAKAFTPRNRGEEVEKEKAMSVG, encoded by the coding sequence ATGAAGAAGACGCGGAGCGTTGATGATTATGTGTTGGGGGGGAGAGGGATCGGGCCTTGGATGAGTGCGCTCTCGTTTGGGACGGCGTACTTTTCGGCAGTGCTGTTTATTGGGTTTGCGGGGAAGATTGGTTGGGGGTTTGGGCTGAGCGGGCTTTGGATTGCGGTGGGTAATGCGGTGATCGGTTCGTTGGGGGCGTGGCTTGTATTGGGTGCGCGAGCGAGGCGGATGAGTCATAACCTTGGTGTGGTAACGGTGCCCGGCTTTTTGGCGGAGCGGTTTGGGAGTCAGGGGTTACGGATCCTGGCGGCGATTGTGGTGTTTATCTTTTTGATCCCGTACAGCGCGAGTGTTTATAAAGGATTGGGCGAAATGTTCCGGTTGGTGTTCGGGCTTGAGTATGAATATGCGGTAATCGGGATGGCGGTTGTGACAGCGTTTTATTTGGTGTTGGGCGGGTACTTTGCGGTGTCGTTGATCGATTTTATTTTGGGGATGGTGATGCTTGTGGGTTCGACGCTGATGATTGGGGTGTTGGTGATGAAAGTGGCGGGGATGCCGGCAGGTCAGATGTACATGATTGGTGGTGAAAATGTGAGTATGAAGGTTGGTTTGGGCGGTGTGTTTGATGCGATACAGAATGCGTATGAGGCGCATATGCCGGTGGGTAGGCGGCCGGGATGGTTGTTGTTGGGCGGGTTGGTGTTTATGACGAGCTTTGGGACGTGGGGATTGCCGCAGATGTCGCAGAAGTTTTTTGCGGTGAAGGATGAGGGGATGTTTGTGAAGGGCGGGATTGCGACGTGTTTGTTTGCGGGTGTGATTGGTGGTGTGGCGTATTTTATGGGGAGTATGCTGCATATGTTTTTTGAGAAGCCGCTGGCGGTGACGAAGGTGGTGGATGGTGTTGAGAAGACGATCCCGAAATGGGACGCGATGGTGCCTCAGCTTTTGCAGAACGAGTTGCCGGAGTGGTTGTTGGCGGTGATTTTGTTGTTGATGTTCAGTGCCAGCATGTCGACGCTGGCGGCGCTGGTGATGACGAGTGCGAGCGCGGTGTCGGTGGATATTGTGGGGGCGATGAAGAAGTGCGAGAAGAAGGGCGGGTTGGGATTGATGCGGGTGATGAGCGCGGTGTTCGTGGCGATTAGCTGCGTGATTGCGTTGAATGATTTTACGTATATTGTGCAGTTGATTTCGTATAGTTGGGGAACGACGGCGGGGGCGTTTATGGGTGTGATGTTATATGCGTTTTTCTGGAAGGGAACGACGAAGTGGGGCGCGTATGCGGGGATGGTGAGTGGGCTGTTGTGTGCGGGTGTGGTGTTTAACTTGCCGATGATTTGCGGCTGGTTTGGGTATGAATATGGGGGATTGGGTTTGCCGGTGGGTGCGAGCGTGGCGATGATCGTGCCGTTGTTTGTGGTACCGGTGGTATCGTGGGTGACGCCGGGAGTTGAGGAGGCGCGGATTGCGAAAGCATTCACCCCTAGAAATCGTGGTGAAGAAGTTGAGAAAGAGAAAGCTATGAGTGTGGGGTGA
- a CDS encoding AGE family epimerase/isomerase, producing MEKSRLESLLGIYKGGLIDDVLPFWLKHSLDHEYGGFMTCVDRDGSLLDTDKGGWQQGRAIWTYANMWNFHEQKPEYLDAAKLSMRFMDENMFDSDGRMFFQLTKDGKPIRKRRYTFTETFGAIASASFARATGNDFYADRARNLIDLILKYNNTPGLVEPKFTGVRPAKGIGTPMIMMATCQELRAALDTDEWDDLIMRCIDEIEKDFVKPELEVCMEQVSPEGEIIEHIDGQTLNPGHAIEASWFILHEARYRNNDKRLIDLGLNILNWMWARGIDKEFGGLMYFVGLNGKPVQEYWQDMKFWWPHNEAIIATLYAYAMTGEKKYAEMHQQVHDWAYKFFPDAEHGDWFGYLRRDGQISQPSKGNIFKGPFHLPRMQLMCWKLCEDMLAGKFDKVKFKD from the coding sequence ATGGAAAAAAGTCGTTTGGAGTCGCTGCTGGGTATCTATAAGGGTGGTTTGATAGATGATGTGCTGCCGTTCTGGCTGAAGCACAGTTTGGATCACGAGTACGGCGGATTTATGACGTGCGTGGATCGTGATGGTTCGCTGCTTGATACGGACAAGGGTGGCTGGCAGCAGGGACGTGCGATCTGGACGTATGCGAACATGTGGAACTTCCATGAGCAGAAACCGGAGTATTTGGACGCGGCAAAGCTGTCCATGCGGTTCATGGATGAGAACATGTTTGATAGTGATGGGCGCATGTTCTTTCAGTTAACGAAAGATGGCAAGCCAATCCGTAAACGCCGATATACGTTTACAGAAACTTTTGGTGCGATCGCTTCAGCATCATTTGCTCGGGCAACAGGCAACGATTTTTATGCAGATCGCGCACGCAATCTGATTGATCTGATCTTGAAATACAACAACACGCCGGGATTGGTTGAGCCGAAATTTACGGGTGTACGTCCGGCGAAGGGGATTGGCACGCCAATGATTATGATGGCGACGTGTCAAGAGTTACGTGCGGCGTTAGATACGGATGAGTGGGACGACCTCATCATGCGCTGCATTGATGAAATAGAGAAGGATTTTGTGAAGCCTGAGTTGGAAGTTTGTATGGAACAGGTCTCGCCAGAGGGTGAGATTATTGAACATATTGACGGACAAACACTGAATCCTGGTCATGCGATCGAGGCGTCATGGTTTATTCTGCATGAAGCACGCTACCGCAACAATGACAAACGACTCATTGATTTGGGGTTGAATATTCTCAATTGGATGTGGGCACGCGGTATTGACAAGGAATTTGGCGGGCTGATGTATTTTGTCGGGCTAAATGGTAAGCCTGTGCAAGAATACTGGCAGGATATGAAGTTCTGGTGGCCCCACAATGAAGCAATCATTGCAACGCTGTATGCCTATGCGATGACGGGTGAAAAGAAGTATGCGGAGATGCATCAGCAAGTGCATGACTGGGCATATAAATTCTTCCCGGATGCAGAGCACGGCGACTGGTTTGGCTATTTAAGAAGAGATGGACAGATATCGCAACCATCGAAGGGAAATATCTTTAAGGGCCCGTTCCACTTACCGCGGATGCAACTGATGTGTTGGAAGCTTTGTGAGGATATGCTGGCCGGGAAGTTTGACAAGGTGAAGTTTAAAGATTGA